ATTGGTTTTTCTGGATATTTCCGTTGCATCTGCATTTAGTAGGTCTCCTATTTTCACGATTCCAGCTTCATCCAGTTTTTCTGCTGTAACCTTACCAATACCGGAGATCTCTGTTACCTTATCCGATTTTTTTTTGCTGGCAGGGACAGTTTTTTTGTGAGCATTTTTGCTGGTAACCTTCTCGTTCTTCTCTTGATTTTCGTTATTCTGGGACTTTTGCCATTCAAGGAAATTACACTGAGGGCATCCAAGGTTCCAGGGTCTTCTCCCTTTTGAAATTATTCTCAAGTGATATAATCCGTGCTCATCACATGATTTGTCCGTTACAATTATCTGTCCGCTTTTTGGAAGAGGCAGTGAAAATGTACAATCAGGATAGTTACTACACCCTATAAAACGTGATCCTCTCCTGGATCGCCTGATTGACAGCTTGGAATTACATTCCGGACACGATCCCACAATCTTATCTTCTCTAAGGCCGGCCCTGAGAGATTCGGCTATCTTGTCCTGGCATTTTTCAAATTCAGAAAATATAGACTGCAGCATCTCCCTTGATTCATCAATTACATCATTTTCTGTAATTTCACCTTCTGCAATTTTATCCATATCCTGTTCCAGCTTGCTGGTCATATCAGGCTTTGTGATTGTTGGAGCATATTTTTCCAGTGTCTCAATGACTGCATATGCTGTTTTTGTTGGGATAAGTGGACTTCCGTGAACATATGTCCTTGAATATAATTTACTGATGGTTTCATGCCGGGTAGCTTTTGTTCCCAGCCCCAATTCTTCCATTAAACGTATCAGTCTTCCCTGTCCATACCTTCCAGGGGGCTTTGTTTCTTTATCCACCATATCAATTTTTTCAACACTAAGTATGTCTTTTTCTTCCATTTGAGGAAGTAATCTGTCCTCTGGAGCATTATATGGATAATACCATCTCCAGCCGGCATTTACAAGTCTGGCACCACTGGATTTGAATTCCTCTTCATTTATTTCAAATTTGATACGCATGGTTTCCCAGCGGGCAGGTTCTGCAAATGTTGCAAAGAACCTTCTGACCACCAGTTCGTATAATTTCCATTCCTGTTCATTAAGCTCTGATTTTTTAGCATATGAAGCTGGGTATATTGGAGGATGATCTGTAGATTCCTTTTTACCACGGGTTGGGATCAACTCTTTCTTTTTAAGAAGCTCGTTGGCATACTCTTTAAATATTCCTGAAGAAAATATTTCGATCTGTGCTCTAAGATCCAGAGAAGCTGGATAAACAGTATTATCAGTTCTTGGATATGAGATATAACCATTGGTATAAAGAGACTCGGCGATGCGCATTGCATTAGAAGCTGTAAATCCGATTGAGCTGGCTGCACTGATCAGCTCTGTTGTATTGAATGGAGTTGGCGGCTTATCGGTTTTGCTGGATTTGCGTATCTGGGATACAACTGCTTTTCTGGCCTTATTGACTTTTTCCATTACGGTATCTGCCTCGTCTTTATCCCAGAACCTTCCCTTTGAATGGCTGGCTAAGACTTCGTTTTTATTTTTATCTTCCAGCAGGGCATCTATTTCCCAGTATGGCTTTGGAACAAACTCGTCCCTTTCCTTTTCTCTATCTACAATTATGGCAAGCGTGGGTGATTGAACTCTTCCAACAGACAGGAACATATTTCCGAGTCTGCCGGAAACAAGAGATAGGTATCTGGTAAGCGATGCTCCCCATACAAGATCTATAACCTGCCTTGAATGTCCTGCTGCAGCAAGATTGAAATCAATTGATACCGGATTTGAAAACGCGTCGTTTATTTCTTTTGGGGTAATTGCACTGTACCTTACACGGTCAAATTTAAGATCTGGATTTGCTTTTTTGAGTATATTTAAGGCTTCAACACCGATCAACTCACCTTCACGATCATAGTCAGTAGCAATTGTTACATTTGTTGCTTTCTTAGCCATTTTTTTAAGAACAGAAACAATTTTTGAATGGGTCGCCACTGTAACTATTTCAGCATCAATCAATTCCCGGGACTCAACCTTTTGCCAGTTTTTATATTGCGGAGGAAAATCAACTGTAACAATATGCCCACTCAATCCTATAACAACAGTTTCTTCTTTATTTTTGAATTGATAGGTATCCACACCATTAACTCTTGACTGCTTGGGTTTTTTTGGTGCAAGTATTGAGGCAATCCTTTTTGCAGCAATGTTCTTTTCCGCAATAATAAGATGCATTGATAGCTCCGTTAATTTCCTGTTTGAATCAAATTATTTAGATACAGTTCAGCTCAGTAGCAGGCTAAACTTTAGTTGTTGAACACATTTTCTAGAATAAAAGGTTTTGGGTTGACATTAAATAAAAATTCTCTATATTCCATCAATATGAAAATCCCGGTCTAAATTTTAGTCTTAAAAATAGTCTGAAAGTATACGGTTCATTTATAAGTGTCCTCGGACAATATTTTATCATCAATAATTTATCTTCAATAATCTCAGGAGTTAAAATATATGTTAGAAGAAGAACGTTTTCTGGAACAGGATACTTTTATAGTTGTTACTGACAGAACAAAACCGGCTATGAAACTCACAGTCGATGAACTCAAAAAAAGGGGTAAAACAGTATATGTGGCCGATGTTTCAAAGAATCCGGAGTCTACTGAAATTACCCGAATCGCAGATATTCCTGAAGGAATTGAAAATGCGATTATAGGACTAAAGGAGACAGATCCTGGATATATAATCGAGCCTCTAGAGAAAAAAGGGGTGAAAAAAATATGGATTCACTGGAGAACTGATACCGATAAGGCCAAGGAGATGTGCAGGACCTCTGATGTTGAGTGTATAATAGGGAAATGTCCTATGATGTACCTTGGGAAAAGTTTCAGCATTCATGGAGTACACAGATCTATTGCAAAACTGCTGGGAAAATACTGAAATGAAATTCAGGATATCTGGTGATCAGGTCCATGGATACTCTCAAATGCCATTTTTACAGCTTCGTTTGCGGAAAAAGCAATCCTGACCCCTCTTATTTTCCACTGTGAATTGAGTGCTATTACAGGTTTACCAATCTTTAAGCCCAGTGCTATTTCAGAAAGTGTGCCATATTCGCCATCAACCGCAATAAGTGCATCACTAGAATGAGCGATCAATGCATTTCGTGCATGGCCCATATTTGTGACTATTACTGTATCAATATACTCGTTTGCATCCCTGAAATTCTCACCTGGTAATATTCCTACAGTCGTTCCCCCATTAATTTTTGCACCTCTGGATGCAGCTTCCATCACCCCTCCAAGCCCTCCGCAGATAAGTATTGCATCCATTTCTGCTATATTTTTGCCAACTTCCTCAGCTATTCTGGATACTTCAGTACTGCATGCGCCTGCCCCAATGATACCAATATGTGGTTTTTTCATTTTTACAACCTCATAATATGCATTTAGAATGGAAACTCAAATATATTCTTCCTGTATTTTGATAATTTCAGAACTGTCTCTGGCGCTTGAATATTCTTCAAGCAGCTGCTTATTGAGATCAAAGAAGGTTTTTCCCCACTTGAACTTGGAAAGAAGTTCCTCTGCCTGCTCCTTATAACCCAATATATATAGCGCAGCAGCAAATGCTTCTCCGGAGGTTAGCCTGAATGGTCTTCCGAAATTAACCGGATTCGCTGCTACCAGAAATGGAA
Above is a genomic segment from Methanosalsum zhilinae DSM 4017 containing:
- a CDS encoding DNA topoisomerase I; the encoded protein is MHLIIAEKNIAAKRIASILAPKKPKQSRVNGVDTYQFKNKEETVVIGLSGHIVTVDFPPQYKNWQKVESRELIDAEIVTVATHSKIVSVLKKMAKKATNVTIATDYDREGELIGVEALNILKKANPDLKFDRVRYSAITPKEINDAFSNPVSIDFNLAAAGHSRQVIDLVWGASLTRYLSLVSGRLGNMFLSVGRVQSPTLAIIVDREKERDEFVPKPYWEIDALLEDKNKNEVLASHSKGRFWDKDEADTVMEKVNKARKAVVSQIRKSSKTDKPPTPFNTTELISAASSIGFTASNAMRIAESLYTNGYISYPRTDNTVYPASLDLRAQIEIFSSGIFKEYANELLKKKELIPTRGKKESTDHPPIYPASYAKKSELNEQEWKLYELVVRRFFATFAEPARWETMRIKFEINEEEFKSSGARLVNAGWRWYYPYNAPEDRLLPQMEEKDILSVEKIDMVDKETKPPGRYGQGRLIRLMEELGLGTKATRHETISKLYSRTYVHGSPLIPTKTAYAVIETLEKYAPTITKPDMTSKLEQDMDKIAEGEITENDVIDESREMLQSIFSEFEKCQDKIAESLRAGLREDKIVGSCPECNSKLSIRRSRRGSRFIGCSNYPDCTFSLPLPKSGQIIVTDKSCDEHGLYHLRIISKGRRPWNLGCPQCNFLEWQKSQNNENQEKNEKVTSKNAHKKTVPASKKKSDKVTEISGIGKVTAEKLDEAGIVKIGDLLNADATEISRKTNISVKKIKNWQKIAVPDRQN
- a CDS encoding TIGR00725 family protein, which encodes MKKPHIGIIGAGACSTEVSRIAEEVGKNIAEMDAILICGGLGGVMEAASRGAKINGGTTVGILPGENFRDANEYIDTVIVTNMGHARNALIAHSSDALIAVDGEYGTLSEIALGLKIGKPVIALNSQWKIRGVRIAFSANEAVKMAFESIHGPDHQIS